One segment of Pelecanus crispus isolate bPelCri1 chromosome 2, bPelCri1.pri, whole genome shotgun sequence DNA contains the following:
- the AGR3 gene encoding anterior gradient protein 3, protein MLHSTLALSLLLIAVSSNLAMAIKKEKRAPQTLSRGWGDEITWVQTYEEGLYQAKKSNKPLMVIHHLEDCQYCQALKKAFAENEEIQEMAQNNFVMLNLMHETTDKNLSPDGQYVPRIMFVDPSLTVRADITGRYSNRLYTYEPQDIPFLIENMKKALRLIQTEL, encoded by the exons ATGCTCCATTCAACATTGGCCTTGTCCCTCCTGCTAATTGCAGTCTCTTCCAACCTTGCGATGGcaatcaaaaaggaaaaaagagcacCTCAGACACTGTCACGAG GGTGGGGAGATGAAATTACCTGGGTACAAACTTATGAAGAAGGGCTTtatcaagcaaaaaaaag taACAAGCCCCTGATGGTGATTCATCATTTGGAAGACTGTCAATACTGCCAAG CACTGAAGAAAgcctttgcagaaaatgaagagataCAGGAAATGGCCCAAAATAACTTCGTTATGCTGAATCTCATG CATGAAACCACAGATAAAAACCTGTCACCTGATGGACAATATGTGCCTCGAATCATGTTTGTAG ACCCATCTCTCACAGTAAGAGCTGATATCACAGGAAGATACTCCAACCGGCTTTACACTTACGAACCACAAGACATACCATTCT